The following proteins come from a genomic window of Cronobacter muytjensii ATCC 51329:
- a CDS encoding fumarylacetoacetate hydrolase family protein: MKLASYLHQGRRSYGIVTDKGVVDLGSRLGARYADLKTLLARDALDEARRHAAAPADIALCDVTFLPVIEQPEKILCVGMNYAEKRKEFDQHNPAPTLFVRFPDSQTGHNAPVLKPRHSSEFDYEGELAVIIGRGGENIAREAALSHVAGYSCYMDGSARDWQHTWFTAGKNWRQTGAFGPWMTTADEIPDPHQLAIRTWLNGRMVQEDNTRSMIHSVAELIEYISTFTRLSAGDVIITGSPGGVGKKRTPPLFMKPGDKIEVEIERIGHLCNVIAEAPVAQPAPAH; the protein is encoded by the coding sequence ATGAAACTTGCGAGTTATCTTCATCAGGGCCGCCGCAGCTACGGCATTGTCACGGATAAAGGCGTGGTGGATCTTGGCTCCCGTCTCGGCGCGCGCTATGCGGATCTCAAAACGCTGCTGGCGCGGGACGCGCTGGACGAGGCGCGCCGCCACGCCGCCGCGCCTGCTGATATCGCGCTTTGCGACGTGACGTTTTTGCCGGTCATCGAACAGCCGGAGAAGATCCTCTGCGTGGGCATGAATTACGCCGAGAAACGCAAAGAGTTTGACCAGCATAACCCGGCGCCGACGCTGTTTGTCCGCTTTCCGGATTCCCAGACCGGCCACAACGCGCCGGTGCTCAAGCCGCGCCACTCCAGCGAGTTTGATTACGAGGGGGAACTGGCGGTGATTATCGGGCGCGGGGGCGAAAACATCGCCCGCGAGGCGGCGCTCTCGCATGTGGCGGGTTACAGCTGCTACATGGATGGTTCGGCGCGCGACTGGCAACACACCTGGTTTACGGCGGGTAAAAACTGGCGGCAGACCGGCGCGTTCGGCCCGTGGATGACGACTGCCGACGAGATCCCCGACCCGCACCAGCTCGCGATCCGCACCTGGCTTAACGGGCGCATGGTGCAGGAGGACAACACCCGCAGCATGATCCATAGCGTGGCGGAGCTTATCGAATACATCAGCACGTTTACCCGCTTAAGCGCCGGCGATGTGATCATCACCGGCTCGCCGGGTGGCGTCGGTAAAAAACGCACGCCGCCGCTGTTCATGAAGCCGGGCGACAAAATCGAGGTGGAGATCGAGCGGATCGGTCATCTGTGCAATGTGATCGCCGAAGCGCCCGTCGCGCAACCGGCGCCCGCCCACTAA
- the citE gene encoding citrate (pro-3S)-lyase subunit beta codes for MSKLRRSMLFLPGANAAMLSTAFIYRPDSIMFDLEDAVALREKDTARLLVFHALQHPMYRDIETVVRINPLSTSFGLADLDAAVRAGVDVIRLPKTDSPEDIDELEGHLARIERECGREPGSTRVMAAIESAVGVINAVAIARSSPRLIGIALAAFDYVMDMQTERGDGTELFYARCAVLHAARAAGIDAFDVVWSDVNDEAGFLKEVELIRKMGFNGKSLINPRQIDLLHNAYAPTQEEVDYARRVIAAAEDGERNGLGVVSLNGKMIDAPIINHAQVVLERAAASGVRR; via the coding sequence ATGAGCAAACTTCGCCGCAGTATGCTGTTTTTACCCGGCGCCAACGCCGCCATGCTCTCCACCGCGTTTATCTACCGCCCCGATTCCATCATGTTCGATCTCGAGGACGCCGTGGCGCTGCGCGAAAAAGACACCGCGCGCCTGCTGGTGTTTCACGCTCTGCAACACCCGATGTACCGGGATATTGAAACCGTGGTGCGCATCAATCCGCTCAGCACGTCGTTCGGGCTGGCCGATCTCGACGCGGCGGTGCGCGCAGGCGTGGACGTGATCCGCCTGCCGAAAACCGACTCGCCTGAGGATATCGACGAGCTGGAAGGCCACCTGGCGCGCATTGAGCGTGAATGCGGGCGCGAGCCAGGCTCGACGCGCGTCATGGCGGCGATTGAGTCGGCGGTAGGCGTTATTAACGCTGTGGCGATCGCCCGCAGTTCGCCGCGGCTTATCGGCATTGCGCTCGCGGCGTTCGACTATGTGATGGATATGCAGACCGAGCGCGGGGACGGTACCGAACTTTTCTACGCCCGCTGCGCGGTGCTCCATGCCGCGCGGGCGGCGGGGATCGACGCGTTCGACGTGGTGTGGTCTGACGTTAATGACGAAGCGGGTTTTTTAAAAGAGGTGGAACTCATCCGCAAGATGGGCTTTAACGGCAAATCGCTGATTAACCCGCGCCAGATAGATCTGCTGCATAACGCCTACGCGCCGACGCAGGAGGAAGTGGATTATGCCCGCCGCGTGATTGCCGCCGCAGAGGATGGCGAGCGCAACGGGCTTGGCGTGGTGTCGCTCAACGGCAAGATGATTGACGCGCCGATTATCAACCATGCGCAGGTGGTGCTGGAACGCGCAGCCGCCTCCGGCGTGCGCCGTTAA
- the citC gene encoding [citrate (pro-3S)-lyase] ligase — MSTLELVTVALARQPQEKTRVAAFLASHQLGMDEDVTHVVIAFAQGDIAGCAGLAGNVIKGVAVDERWRGENLSARLLVEVENLAISLGHFHLFLCTRPSNLERFRRCGFWPLAQCDDVAALLENTPSGIRRYCQQLGRLKQPGERIGAVVMNANPFTLGHRFLAEQAARESDWLHLFVVREDASFFPYRERLAMVRAGVAHLPNVTVHEGSAYLISRATFPGYFLKERGLVDKAWSGLDLQIFRRYIAPALGITRRFVGSEPFCPVTRAYNQAMHAWLEHAPLIAPPVSVIEIPRLSHAAGEAISASEVRRLLRAQRFASIRERVPDSTYALLAQRYRAEVA; from the coding sequence ATGAGTACTCTGGAACTGGTCACCGTGGCGCTCGCCCGCCAGCCGCAGGAGAAAACGCGCGTCGCCGCGTTTCTCGCCAGCCATCAGCTGGGGATGGATGAGGACGTCACGCATGTCGTTATCGCGTTCGCACAAGGCGACATCGCGGGCTGCGCCGGGCTTGCGGGCAACGTCATTAAAGGCGTGGCGGTGGATGAGCGCTGGCGCGGCGAAAACCTCAGCGCGCGCCTGCTGGTGGAGGTCGAAAACCTGGCGATAAGCCTCGGCCACTTTCATCTGTTCCTCTGCACGCGTCCGTCTAACCTGGAGCGCTTTCGACGCTGCGGTTTCTGGCCGCTCGCGCAGTGCGATGACGTCGCCGCGCTTCTTGAAAACACGCCCTCCGGCATCCGCCGTTACTGCCAGCAGCTTGGCAGACTGAAGCAGCCCGGCGAGCGTATCGGCGCGGTGGTGATGAACGCCAATCCCTTTACGCTCGGCCACCGCTTCCTGGCCGAACAGGCGGCGAGAGAAAGCGACTGGCTGCATCTCTTTGTGGTGCGCGAAGACGCGTCGTTTTTCCCATACCGCGAACGGCTTGCGATGGTGCGGGCGGGCGTCGCGCATCTGCCGAACGTCACGGTGCATGAAGGCTCCGCGTATCTCATTTCACGCGCCACCTTTCCGGGCTATTTCCTCAAGGAGCGCGGGCTGGTGGATAAGGCCTGGAGCGGGCTGGATTTGCAAATTTTCCGCCGCTATATCGCGCCGGCGCTTGGCATTACCCGGCGCTTCGTCGGCAGCGAGCCGTTCTGCCCGGTCACGCGCGCCTATAACCAGGCGATGCACGCGTGGCTTGAACACGCGCCGCTGATTGCCCCGCCGGTCAGCGTTATCGAAATTCCACGTCTGAGCCACGCGGCGGGCGAGGCCATCTCCGCGTCCGAAGTGCGCCGCCTGCTGCGCGCGCAGCGTTTCGCTTCGATTCGCGAACGGGTGCCGGACAGCACTTACGCCCTTCTTGCGCAACGTTATCGCGCCGAAGTGGCCTGA
- a CDS encoding 2-hydroxycarboxylate transporter family protein translates to MSTTDDSYVVPHNPSAAKPVSLKEKWWHIMDSWKIGIIPLPLFVLSGALIAIDCLGGKLPSDIVVMVATLAFFGFACGEFGKRLPVIGKMGAAAICATFIPSALVYYGWLPDVVVESTTKFYKSTNILYLYICCIIVGSIMSMNRTTLIQGFLRIFFPMLCGEVVGMLVGMGVGIALGMEPFQIFFFLILPIMAGGVGEGAIPLSIGYATLLHMDQGVALGRVLPIVMLGSLTAIIIAGCLNQLGKRYPHLTGEGELMPDRGDKPQTQTLTTAFSGKADVTTIASGALLAVLLYMLGMLGHKVIGLPAPVGMLFIAVFIKLVHGVSPRLLEGSQVVYKFFQTSVTYPILFAVGVAITPWEELMHAFTLNNLLVIVSTVSALVATGFFVGKKIGMHPIDVAIVSCCQSGQGGTGDVAILTAGNRMTLMPFAQIATRIGGAINVSLSLLVLGNFLV, encoded by the coding sequence ATGAGCACAACCGATGATTCTTACGTTGTACCCCATAACCCGTCTGCGGCGAAGCCAGTATCCCTGAAAGAAAAGTGGTGGCATATCATGGATTCCTGGAAAATCGGGATTATTCCATTGCCGCTGTTTGTTCTCTCGGGCGCGCTTATCGCCATTGATTGCCTGGGCGGCAAGCTGCCGAGCGATATCGTGGTCATGGTCGCCACGCTGGCGTTCTTCGGCTTCGCCTGCGGCGAGTTCGGTAAACGCCTGCCGGTGATAGGCAAAATGGGCGCGGCGGCTATCTGCGCGACGTTCATTCCTTCCGCGCTGGTCTATTACGGCTGGCTGCCGGATGTGGTGGTGGAGTCGACCACCAAATTCTACAAATCCACCAACATTCTCTATCTCTATATCTGCTGCATTATCGTCGGCAGCATCATGAGCATGAACCGCACCACGCTAATCCAGGGGTTTCTGCGTATTTTCTTCCCGATGCTGTGCGGTGAGGTTGTCGGGATGCTGGTGGGAATGGGCGTTGGTATCGCGCTCGGCATGGAGCCATTCCAGATCTTCTTCTTTCTGATCCTGCCTATCATGGCGGGCGGGGTGGGCGAAGGGGCTATCCCGCTTTCCATCGGTTACGCGACGCTGCTGCATATGGATCAGGGCGTGGCGCTGGGCCGCGTGCTGCCTATCGTCATGCTCGGCAGCCTCACCGCGATTATCATCGCCGGTTGCCTGAACCAGCTCGGCAAACGCTATCCGCACCTGACCGGCGAAGGCGAACTGATGCCGGATCGCGGCGACAAACCGCAGACCCAGACGCTGACCACCGCCTTTAGCGGCAAGGCGGACGTTACCACTATCGCCTCCGGCGCGCTGCTGGCGGTCCTGCTCTATATGCTCGGTATGCTCGGCCATAAGGTAATTGGCCTGCCCGCGCCGGTTGGCATGCTGTTTATCGCCGTCTTTATCAAGCTGGTGCACGGCGTCTCTCCCCGCCTGCTGGAAGGCTCGCAGGTGGTCTACAAATTTTTCCAGACCTCGGTGACCTACCCGATCCTCTTCGCCGTTGGCGTGGCCATCACCCCGTGGGAAGAGCTGATGCACGCCTTTACGCTCAATAACCTGCTGGTGATTGTCAGCACCGTGTCGGCGCTGGTGGCGACGGGCTTTTTCGTCGGCAAGAAAATCGGCATGCATCCGATTGATGTCGCCATCGTCTCCTGCTGCCAGAGCGGGCAGGGCGGCACCGGCGATGTCGCCATTCTCACCGCGGGCAACCGCATGACCTTAATGCCTTTCGCTCAGATTGCCACCCGCATCGGCGGCGCGATTAACGTCTCGCTCTCCCTGCTGGTGCTGGGCAATTTTCTCGTTTAA
- a CDS encoding ATP-binding protein, which translates to MKLSFRIKLFIHLIIFFSVLFTALGVYYYLDVSRQLYQEMSSRARIQAEEISLIPSLREAVRQRNISAINTFMTGMARHSDASFMVIGDKKGLHLFHSVFHDRIGMPLIGGDNQEVLEGKTITSIRRGGLGVSLRSKAPIFDEQGKVIGIVSVGYLTSYLDTITLGKVVNILIGALLLLLALFIFSWFFTRSIKKQMFFLEPREIGLLVRQQKALMESIYEGVIAIDEHSRIAVINRAAKRLLGLNVSSRALRGQPLEAVINPVAFFSPRVMLENDTHDEICVFNHVTVIASRVRILLEGELQGWVITFRDRKDIDSLSVQLSQVKRYADNLRILRHEQLNRMSTLAGLLHLGHYDQALGYIQAQTEHTQELLDFISGRFHSPTLCGLLIGKCARAREKGVTLTFDPACEMTRAFRGLGEAELISVIGNLLDNAIEATQRAEGPHDPVEVLIRLNERELIIEVADRGVGIAPALRDRIFDPGFTTKRRGDHGIGLHLIASYVKLAGGTLEVSANTPRGTIFSLFIPDAPDVCPAQPQGEPDYAT; encoded by the coding sequence ATGAAGCTTTCGTTTCGTATAAAGTTATTTATTCATCTCATCATATTCTTCTCCGTATTGTTTACGGCACTCGGCGTTTATTATTATCTTGACGTCAGCCGCCAGCTTTATCAGGAGATGAGCAGCCGCGCGAGAATACAGGCAGAAGAGATTTCTCTTATCCCTTCATTACGTGAAGCCGTAAGACAACGGAATATTTCGGCGATTAATACCTTTATGACAGGCATGGCGCGCCACAGCGACGCCAGCTTTATGGTTATTGGCGATAAGAAAGGTCTGCACCTGTTTCATTCCGTGTTTCATGACCGCATCGGCATGCCGCTTATTGGCGGCGATAACCAGGAGGTTCTGGAAGGAAAAACCATTACCAGCATTCGCCGGGGCGGGCTTGGGGTGTCGCTGCGCAGCAAAGCGCCGATTTTTGACGAGCAGGGCAAGGTCATTGGCATTGTGTCAGTCGGCTATCTGACCAGCTATCTCGATACGATTACGCTCGGCAAAGTGGTGAATATCCTCATTGGCGCGCTATTACTACTGCTGGCGCTGTTTATCTTTTCGTGGTTCTTTACCCGCAGTATTAAAAAACAGATGTTTTTTCTGGAGCCGCGGGAAATCGGGCTGCTGGTGCGCCAGCAAAAGGCGCTGATGGAATCCATCTACGAAGGCGTTATCGCCATCGACGAGCATTCGCGCATCGCGGTTATCAACCGCGCCGCCAAGCGGCTGCTGGGGCTGAATGTATCGTCACGCGCGCTGCGCGGACAGCCGCTGGAGGCGGTGATTAACCCGGTCGCTTTTTTCTCGCCGCGGGTGATGCTGGAAAACGACACGCATGATGAGATTTGCGTGTTTAACCATGTCACAGTGATCGCAAGCCGGGTGCGTATTTTGCTGGAAGGCGAGCTCCAGGGCTGGGTTATCACCTTTCGCGACCGCAAGGATATCGACAGCCTGAGCGTGCAGCTAAGCCAGGTGAAGCGCTACGCGGATAACCTGCGCATTCTGCGCCACGAGCAGCTAAACCGGATGTCGACGCTCGCCGGGCTGCTGCATCTGGGCCATTACGACCAGGCGCTGGGCTATATTCAGGCCCAGACCGAACACACTCAGGAACTCCTCGATTTTATCTCCGGGCGGTTTCACTCCCCCACACTCTGCGGGTTGCTTATTGGCAAATGTGCCAGAGCGCGGGAAAAAGGCGTGACGCTGACCTTCGACCCGGCCTGCGAAATGACGCGCGCGTTCCGGGGGCTTGGCGAGGCGGAGCTGATTTCCGTCATCGGCAATCTGCTGGATAACGCGATTGAGGCCACCCAGCGCGCCGAAGGGCCGCACGATCCGGTTGAGGTGCTGATCCGCCTGAACGAACGGGAGTTGATCATCGAAGTCGCGGATCGCGGCGTGGGGATCGCTCCCGCGCTTCGCGACAGGATCTTCGATCCGGGGTTTACCACCAAGCGCCGCGGCGATCATGGTATCGGCCTGCATCTTATCGCCAGCTATGTGAAGCTTGCCGGCGGCACGCTGGAAGTATCAGCCAATACGCCGCGCGGCACGATTTTCTCACTTTTTATTCCTGACGCGCCCGACGTTTGTCCGGCCCAACCGCAGGGAGAACCTGACTATGCCACCTGA
- the citD gene encoding citrate lyase acyl carrier protein codes for MKIVKEALAGTAESSDLMVKIAPAAGELEIEIYSDVIKQFGDQIRRVVRETLAALEVDEGLVIIEDKGALDCVIRARLQSAILRACEAQPLRWETLK; via the coding sequence ATGAAGATAGTCAAGGAGGCGCTGGCGGGAACCGCCGAGTCCAGCGACCTGATGGTAAAAATCGCCCCGGCGGCGGGCGAGCTGGAGATAGAAATCTACAGCGATGTGATAAAGCAATTCGGCGACCAGATCCGTCGCGTGGTGCGAGAGACGCTCGCCGCCCTGGAGGTGGATGAAGGGCTGGTGATTATTGAGGATAAAGGCGCGCTGGATTGCGTGATCCGCGCCCGGCTGCAAAGCGCCATTCTGCGTGCCTGCGAGGCGCAGCCGCTGCGCTGGGAGACGCTGAAATGA